The Centroberyx gerrardi isolate f3 chromosome 8, fCenGer3.hap1.cur.20231027, whole genome shotgun sequence genomic sequence GCAAGCATAAGGacagtagattttacaggatgTAATCTCACCTGGAGAGGGGCAGAGCATATGGCCAACATCATCAAGGTGTAATATCTAATTTCTACAAGACATTAACTTGCACATTGTTTTTTAATCTATTCTGGAAAGCAGCAACAACATCTTTCTGCAAATTCAGTTAACTCTGTCTCCATCTAGTGTTGATTATTTAAACATGAATTATAAACTTGGGCCCCGTATGGTCATCGCTGCAACTGATTATTTGCTAAGCATTTAATACTAGAATGTGGGAAAAAATACTCTCCTGCCTTTTACAAGAATGCAAATGTTCTCTCAGCATCAGGGAATGCAGAGGCACGGTGCAGCATGGGCAGAGTCTTTGAGGTATCGACATCCACAATTTGAGGGAATGGGAGGTCTCCGGCGTGTCACCCTCAACTGTAACACTTTGATAGGGGACCGGGGGGCTGCAGCGCTTGCACACGAATTGGCAGAGGATCTTTGGGTTAAAGGttaggaggtgtgtgtgtgtgtggtgcatgtgAACATTAGGAGAAGAGCTCTTCTCCACTCCTTGTCTTTGTTACGTGTTGTATTCAAgttctccctccctgttttGTGACTGTTGTTGAACAGCGGTGGACCTCCACAAGTGCGGTCTGTCCAATGAGGGAGCTCGTTGTCTGCTGGAAGCCTTGAAAACGAATTCTACTCTTTGTGTGCTGGACATCCGGAGTAACCCTTTAGTTGGTGAGAAACTACTACAGCAGAATTCATAACattttcttgtcttgttttcttgACACTGCATGGAAGTTTGGCTAATATGGTGCATTGCCTCTAGTCTAGATAAAGAAGTGCAGATGCTCTACAGTCCCACGGCGCCTACCTAGGTGTGCAGAATTagctgttgctgtagtttaagTTACTACGGTCTTAGAATAATCAGGATACCCACATCATTGACCGAATGTATTGTCATGAAGTATAGATCCACTCTACTCTATTATTCTATGCTctggtaggttagctgtctttcagtatcccTAACATAGTAGCGTGTttgccaaaatgtttcattagcatTGCCCAAACATAGCATAGCTAGAGCTAGttgtaacaaaaaaaatgaatgcaatgctgttcaGCAGCCAACTTGGAAGACCTGGATATAAGACTTTCCCACCTTATGTAGCTCCTTCCAACTTCATAGGCGGAGGTAACCCATaaggttttttgttgttgtttttttattatcacaCAACAGGTAGATGCTTTATATCTGTTTTTCATGCGTTTCTTTGTCCTCCATCAGACAAGGTCCTCATTAAAACCACAATAGAGAAAGTTCTGATGAATGCTGATGGCCAGTCATCAGAggtgagtgtgagtgttttgggttaaaggaatagttcacccaaaaaaaatgttttttttcattatttactcgaaaaacaccggtgaagtttgtatgttcACATAGCATAGCAAGCGGGAACTGGATCTTTAAAAAGTTCCAAAAAAGGGTGAAGAATGACCACACAATTTCTGGTAATAGCTTGTGCTTTATAATATAAAGCTTTATAATAGTAAGTCTTCTGAAGCCATACGATTGCACTATGAGTccaaaagacctatatttacaccagtgAGCGCAAGTCTTCACTAAAACTGTTGATTTTGAAAGCGTTCACACttgcatgcacccacacactgaGCAGAGCGTGATCACATGACCCTTCACcggtgtttcaactgacaggaTGAGTAAATactgacagaattttcatttttgggtgatcTATTCCTTTAATGTCTAAGAAAACATCATTCAGAGTCTAAAATGTGTCTAAAATGAATGAGGGaggtctgtgcatgtgtgtttcccATTTGATACATAGCAGTGCATCTGTGTTTGATGATACGTGTTCCCTGCTCTGTATTGCAGTACTACTGGATTAAGCCTCCGGCCCTCAAAGAGCCACAGAAACCTCCTGGTCCTAAGAGGCGAGCACTGTCCAGTACAGTCAGAGGGAAAGCCACATTTAGGATAGGTAGGTACTTTCTACTACATGCTGCTACATTAAAGAGTACCGAGAACCTCACATTATATATACCAACCATGCAACCTCTACAACAAGACAAtatgtattaataataataataataataataataataataatgatgatgataataatggtGGTGTTAAACTATTTCAGATTCTCCCCTGCTCTTCAGACTGGCACCACAAACCTTGCAGTCCAAATTTATTGTTGATTGATTGAAGCTTTTTGCACTTAAagttgaattattattattattattattaactccTTGTGCTGTATCTTCTCGGCACTAAAACCATGTCATGAAACAAAACATGTCAGGAACAGTGCATGCTTTTCCATGAACttcaagaagaaaaagaaactggcactgtaaaaaaaaacaaaaaaaacatgcaccTTACACCTCAAGCAGAGTAACATCTTAAGCACTGCTGTTATCTCTTACTcaactgttctctctctgacttcttACCTTTTGACCCTTTAGTAATCTGGAGACATGGTAAGAATTCAGGTCACTGTCATCCTGTCCTCCCTTTTTACTCCATACAGCCACAACTCAGCAGACCTgcgcaaaaatacatttgaaaatggTCTTAAATAATTTCCTTTATATGGATCAGGTGTCATAAATACAatgtttcaaagtgtttttaattatttatcttGCTGGAATCTTGTAAATCCTTGCCTGACAAGATCTAGTGCTGCttatattttcaaatttttaaactttttcaaatacttttttgCTGGTATGTTGATAAGACAAGCACACGTACTCCCATTGTGGTTAGCCTGTGGTAAATTATCATAAGCAAAGGAGGTAAAGTGCCACGCTGTCTCAATATCAgtaactgaaaatattttcaactGTTAAAGATTTATTCTCTCTTGCTTGTGATAGTTGgaacctgcttttttttttctaacagcAGAGCCTTAACTCTGTAAGATACTTGATATGCCattactgatgctgttcctTTGGCTTGAAGTATTTGCAAGCTTTGCATTGTTTAATTTTCAGTTCTGTGCTGAAACCTTGTTGATTTCCAGTCTGGTTTATGTTCCATACATGGCTCTCTTTCTGGTGCAGCCCCTCGAAGAGCGATGTCAGCTGGGAGGCGGAGTCCAGGTGTTGCGCAGCAACAGAAGCCTCATTCCCGCTCCAGTTATGTGCCTTGGCGTGCTGCTGCTCGTGCTGGACGCCAGAGGTGAGGAGATGTTGGTTGGccaattcactttcagtttaATCAATAAAAGCTGCAATTGGCAAGGATTTGGGTTTAGCACAACAGCATGGCCCAAATTGATGGATGTTTTCAGAGAAAAAGCATTTGGTCCAATCACTGAACAGTCTTCCTCGGCCAACTGGACAGGTCTCCTTGGCCATTCACTGTCACGTAGAAGGCAAATCCTATTTTAGATCAGTTCTCCTGGTCGAAGAAGCTTGACAGATATAGGACAATGACATGGAGCATGTAATATATGAAACATGGCTACTTATGCCCTTGAATACAAAAGCCCCAGGTTGTGTTCTATGTCTAGTTAACAGAAGCCAGTTATGAGAGATGCAAGCAGTGGAATATTACCTGGCAGTCTTTTCTTGCCATTCATTTAGAGGAAAgacccctccccccttcccccgaAACACAATTTTCCACACCCAACGCATCTACAAAAAATTCACAGGTAACACTGACATGGCATTAATGATAGGAAGACTAATATATTGTCTGCTTTTGTTCCAGAGGTCTGCCTCCTGGAGTTACTGTGGTGGAGCAGAGCTTTCAGGTGAGGAACACCTTTTCTTCTCCAGCTATTTACATCCAAACTGCATAATCCTCTGAATAATGGCTGGTCTAGATAAGCAGCAATATCTTGGCAAATTATGAATTGTATAACTTTCTATTTGTTTATGCATTTGCTATTGGCAGTCTGGAATAGAAGACGGACCAGATTTGCCACTTTTGGGAGAAACCTCCTAACAACTCAAATTCAGAAAACTAATTGAATTACTTTAAAATGACAATTTCACCTTGGTCTTATTCTCATACTGTGAAATCTATGTTCTTCATCAGGGTGCAGCTACTGTGAAGGTTACCGTGGAGTCAGAttcggagggagaggaggatgatgaagaagaggaaattGTGGTGGAAGTGGAGCAGAGACCATCTTCTCTCAGTCTGAGAGACAGGATAACCGGACGACAATTTCAGCGTATGCAGGTACGACACATCCCAAAGTGGGACTTTTAATTACTTTGAATTTGTATCTTTGTTAAAAAAGTGCTATCAGTAGGAGAGTTATGTTTTGTTATGTATAAAATCCTGTAGACAAGTTGTCATGGTCATTGAACTCCTACTCTGAGATGGTTTGTGAATCATGTAGAGTGGGCTACACTATCCAAGACAAGAGAACAAAATATGGAATACTAAATCATTCAAAAAGGTGTACTTGTACACTTAGGTTTGTGCTTGTAAACTTAGTTTTGCAAGTTTGTACCTTCAGGTCCGTGGTTGCAAGCTTAATTTTGCAAGTCTGTATATTCAGTTCTGTGCTTTTAAACTCCGTTTTGCAAGTCTGTATATTCAGTTCTGTGCTTGCAGTTTCAGTCTTACCCGCTGTGAGGCAAAAAATCACGCGCGGATGTCCGTCTGCACGCTCACAGACTTTTGACAGGTTTACTACGTGGTAATGTTTTGTAAACGGTGGtttgtaaaggaaaaaaaaatctgcaaggCAGAGGGGGCTGGACCTTCAAATTCTGACCAATCAGTTTCCTTGGGATGGCTGCAAACAATACACTTGGCTAGATAATTCAGTCAATCAAATCGTAACGGCAGTCCGCTCTTCAGCCTTCTACCCGCTTCCATTGATTCGTGCTTTTTACAGCAAAAGCTAGATAAATtatgattttaaaatgtgagAGCGTGGAAATCTTGGCTCAGTGTGCAAAGGGCTTTAAACTGTAGCAGGCAACATCCATCCCCACTACTAACTACTTCTTTCAAAATAAGAAGACTGAAAAGACTGAAAGAGTCTTTGTAAGACTGAAACTGCAAGCACAGAACTGAATATACATACTTGCAAAACGGAGTTTACAAGCACGGAACTGAATGTACAACCTTGCAAAATTAAGCTTGCAACCATGGACCTGAAGGTACAAACTTGCAAAACTACGTTTACAAGCACGAACCTAAGTGTACAAGTACACCTTTTTGAATGATTTAGTATTCCATAACAAAATGGCTGAGTTTCCCTAAACATGAACTACACAAAGTTTTGACACTTTGCCAGTTgcctaaaaacacacacagacacacacacacacacacacactcacttactcgcattcacacatgcaaactGTAGATTATGACTTTCAACATTCAACATGcagtatatgtttgtgtgtgtgtgtgcctgcagaTGGAGCTAGAAGAGTGTCGTCTGAGGCTAGCTGAAGAGCGCAGAGCCAGACTGAAATCTGAGTCAAGGCTCATGGAGGTACTGACAATGCTAATCTAGGGAATGCTTTTCATATCCAAAGTATACAATATTTTGGTCTACTTCTCTATGCAGCATTAGTAGCTCACAAACAGGTCTCTGCTGGATTAAGGAATTCACTCTGTAccactgaagttaaaacatgttCTGAAACTGGCTGATAATAGCTTATACATAACAAACAAGTGGTTATTGATCTTTTGGAATCAGTCAGCCTTTGTGGCCAGTGGACTGAAAGGTTCATTTCCTGCCCTGGTGATGATGCCTTTCATGTGACAACCTGAATGgggaaaatacaaaaatgaccataacaaGCAGGCAGTACAGAAGTACAAAATTATTACAAAAGTACTTGATAGCCCCGATAGCCTAAtgaaaattagaataaaagaatgcttaaagaaaaataagtcagtcAGTTTATTTTTAGTGTGTGGTAAACATACCTACCTATGGACATTGTTTACTCCTGCAGTCACCAGCACcttaaaaagaaatgaatagctGTGCACAGGACACATATAGAGTTTGGGAATTAGGGGATATTTGACCATCAGCATCTTGCTTATAGTGTAACCAGACTTAGTGAAAATACTTTTAAGAACATTCACATTTTGTCCAGATGAACAATATTAATCTCTGAATTTTAAGTTGATAATTAAAGCTGGAATCAGgatttttttccagtaataaatGGTGATTTTACCTATCTGGACCGTGGAGTCAGGTTACTCAATACCAATTCTTAGCAGTATTACCATGGTTGGAGGCGCTCTCCATAGACACTATTGAAATGTTTGACCAGGTAGGACGAACGTCTGCTAACTAGCCAACACAGGTTACCTGCACTGGGTAGCTGAGTGccactagctagttagcatactagcGTATGCAAAGAGCTtacactgaaaatatttttttgccaaCCTGACTGATATGCTAGCAgcacacactgtaggctgctgtTACTGTCAAGTCACAATATTTGCACCATCATAAGCGATGTTATTgcctaatttcattacaaaagttaCAATCATTGAAAGTCAAATTACCTGGTCCGGGGCTGCCATTTTTACTAGGGTGGGAACTGTTTACTGGTGAGCTGACTGCTTTGATAATAAGattgataatataatacttctgTGGTTGTTTAGTTCTAGCCCgaacatcatttcaaatacttttcacCACCAGCGGAGGGGAGACAAAGCAGGGAAATCAGGGAAGTCCTGGATTTCAGCTTTAAGATTtaaacaattaattaaaaaatctCCTATAACCTCCTATAACCAGCTActgtaaacttttttttaacgCTCAGTTTTCATGGGCTTTTGTAGCCTCTGAATGAGAACCGTGTACAATGCCAACGCCCTAAAGCTACCTTAGTTCATAACCTGTCAATCCTGTGACTTTAAAGTTCACAAGCATTTCAGAACTCTATTGGCCTTTTGCAAGCAGCTATAATTTGACATCTCTTTCTGGCCCAGATAGAAGGAGCTCTGGCATGTAGTAGCAACAGTACTAAAgttttatattcatatatttggTACTGTGAGTGAACAAGCAAGAGACCGGCTTCAAGATAAccttttattctgtcttttcctctttcctattCAGTATGAGTTGGAGAATGCCCGTCTTCGCAGCGTCAACCTCTCCCTGTCAGAGGCGCTTGCAGCTCCTCGCTCTGCATCAGCAGCAGCTGCTTTCAGTGCTCTTGAGGACGAGGCAGTCCTCGAGAGCATTGAGAGCTCATTCACCAAGTTCCATTCTTTCCTGGATCTCCTCAAGGATGCTGGGTAGGTAGTCTTAGAAACCTGTCAGTACAAGATTTCTATTTTCACTTGGACTGTGCCATTTTGGTTCTGGGTCTAGgtggataaaagaaaagttCCTACATGAGTCTGGAACTTTTGGAAAGActgaaaaagtatggaatttgaTACATTCCAATGTATGGTTATTGCAGGTCTTGTAAAGTATGGAAACATCTCTCTACCACAACACCTTCTATGGGAACAAAACAGTCTAGATCCCTCTAGATCTGCTGAAGTCACTAAATGACTGCAAGatatttttttaggtttttgttGAACTGTACATGTCTGAAATACCTGTGGTAATTACCTCTTATGGTCCAGCTGATGGCCCTCATGTAAGATCAATCTTAAGACAAAACATTGTGACACGTGTCCTTGTAAAAAGACACAACATACCAATGCAGTCCCTGATAATGATTCATACAACTTTTTGGCAAATTTGAATTGCCGTGCCTGAACTTCAGTAATACTTATACTTATTTATACAGTAATAAACAACTAATGTTGTATTTGGCCTCAACACAACTCAAAATGAACCATCATTGTTCAGTCAGTATAGTAGTAGTGCTTTGTAACCAGTCGATATGGACATTTGCTCATGCAATGCAGGACATCTAGTGGTAAGTGAAAAAATTGCACCTTTAGTATGATCACAAAGGATGTTTTGTTGAACATGCCTGCAGCTTTTTTCAGTTAATTTCAATGGTTTGGTCGTGCCTCTGTGTCCACCTCCTCCCAACTATGTGCCTCTACAAATATGTGTTTTGGACgcagtgtgttttggggtgTTCCCCTGGGTGCTCCAAGTTGAACATGTCTCAACTTTAGCCATGTCGCACATTACGTGCAAAAATAGCCCTTGAAATCTGCAATCTAGGCAGAGCTCTTGGACGAGATGATAAACCCCTCCATGTTCTGTTCTTCCTAGAAGCATGTCATGTACCCAAATCCACAGTTTCAGAATGGGTTACTCATTGTTTTCTTTAGGAGCAAGCAGAGCAAACAAGTTaagtcaggtttatttgtaTAGTCCTTAATCACAGTgaaagtctcaaagggcttcataacgcccacattatgaaacaacaaatgaaaatggcaCCTTCTAACCTCAGACCCTCaatcagaaaaagagaaaagagcaaCTCCAATGAAAGCCTCATTAGGAAAAAGAATGGAAGAAACTTTGGGAAGGGTCTCACAGAGAGGGATGCCCCTTCCAGGACGGTCAGGCGTGCAATGGGTGCTGAGAGTGGGCAAATAAAGATTAAATATTGATAATAAAGTGGAGcataaaatatacagaataagCGTGCTTGCATGAGCATCTAGATCTGGTGCGGGGCATCGATGCCACCACCTCTGTCACCATCGTCATTGTTGTCACCAAGGTCATCATCAGAACGACACCTGGTGCAGGGATGTCAGTACAGTCCCAGTCATCAGGGAGGAAGAGTTGAAGTCCACAAAGGACACCGATACTGCCCAGCCACAGCCACAAcctgaaatgaaaagagataGGAGAAGCACCCATACACATAGCAGACAAACTCAGTTGCTTACTCCATTTaccactcacacaaacagacacacaccaacattaATGAATAGGTGCACCCAGACCGGGAAACAGGACACAAATTGAATTCCCTTCAACAAGAACTACTGCTAACAACTTTTACTAATAATCACTAACTTTCTCTCAAATAGAACATCATAAAATAAGCTGGCTCCCATCCCACAAAATTTTATGGACTGCCACCACAATTACAATCAATGCATAAACTAATTAACTCTTCACTTAGGCAAATATTTGATACATCAGAATAATACACTACATCTTTATCATGAAAGCCTTAAAGAGTTTGAAAATACAAATTCCAAGTAAAACATTAATTTCAGAAAATGGCCTATAAAACAATCACAAACTCCTCATCAAATCTTCTCACCTTATAGTCACAATCAGTTAAAATGGTTATTTAAGGAACCTTTAATAAACATTTAATAACCAAGGTGTGTAGGTTTATTATTGGAGGTTTTCCTGGAACTTAACTCCCAAGTTTTCCTAGAAATGGTAATTTGTGTGCCAACAAACATCAAGGACAAAGACACAATGTGCCCCATATAAAAGTAGCCGTATTCCTGATCCAGGACAAAGCATTTGACCAGACACTTACCATAAGTGTGGGGTTTGATTTCAGTTTCATGCTGAGGGCCTTCTGGCAGTACACTTTGGTTCAGTTTCATTCTGAGGGCTTCTGGCCATGCAGTTTGGTTCTAGCACGTGCATGGCTGTTTGGGTCTTACTGTCTTCCAACAACTGTCTTGGCACTCAGTTCAGGTCAAATTAGAGTTTCATTCTGACCGAACCACCAGAGAAagttgttttgatttattttaactCTGAATGTTTCCCCTTCTCACATGTTTCTCATCTACTTTTGtctttaatgtttttctttggtGTTTTGCCTTTTATTCATACTAAAGTAACATTAAAAGTATGCAGAATTAGGCTGCAGTGTGGTTTACAACCCAGGTCCATGAGGCATAGGCATTTAGTAGGGAACATAATCCACTCCATGTTATCCTTGAAGGTGCAGAATCGGCTGCagtctttctttcactctgtttCGTTCCTACCGGAGTTTCCAAGTTATAACTCAATAGATTTGGTTACGAgccatattttttaatattctgaatgaaatcattccgatTGAAGATAAAATTATCGTACAAGGTGCATTTACATGCTCCAAAGTATGTAATCAggataaaagtttctgacatgcgcaaaataCTGATTCCAGTCCACTCTAGCATGGGCTTACGTTTTAAAAGATGTACCTGCGTCAGGCTGGTGCTTGGCACAATTATTACTTTACTGCTGTTCTCTCTGATGAAGCAATAGTTTTATCGGAACGTACGACTTCAGCACTTATTAAATGGGAGAAGGCGAGCGCAGGATGAGCTTTACCACAGCTGCTACTTATTGACATGTTTCTAACAAAAAAGTTGTATCAGCAACAGACCTGGGGTATTCTACCATACTAAACATGTTCCATAGAGTTGCATGTTGCATGTAGTGTGTATAGTGTGAGTAGTATCCCATTCTTAACGTAGCCCAAGTTTGGCACCCGTCATCATTCAGATTCTCCCGGGAACTAGTAAACGTCACTGACGTCACTTATCTCAATTAGGCGAGCATGCACAGAAAGAGTATagatattccaaccaaagaaagtgatcataatgagtgtttacatgatgaaTTTGTATCCATCGAACAAATTATAAAGGGTTtataccacccctctcaaaTGGAATGAAATTTCTTTTGGAATGGCCCGGTTTATTCAGATTGAGGTGGTTACATAGGCTTTTTCATTCTGATTGGGCTATTAATCTGATTATTGGTTGAATAAAAGGCTCCATCAAAACGCAGCTAATGATgccctttaaccttctcaacatgcCGAAAATTGAGTTTTGTGTTAGTCAGCATTAAGAAAACACTGCTATACACATGCTCCTTTATTACACTTTTGTAGTTAGCCAGTCTAACCATCCTAACTAATATTTTGTCAAGGAAGTTTGGTAAATTAGTTTGTTTAGCTGCAGGACGTCCATGtttatttatcatttgtcttccaggtttgattttctgacaaaatcaCATTAATGCAACACTGTTAGGCAGccaacttggaagtcccggatgtcggactttcccacca encodes the following:
- the cep78 gene encoding centrosomal protein of 78 kDa isoform X2 — its product is MVQDNAQIRRRGAQDFTAYYDYACARQDSVPLPAVKMNLAKGMLDFNGDRVKLTDWPPILNSISINKHMQHIAISSTYQASLGAGDMDGRYYKSSFKKKIPAIRSKDMTLKLCKALRECLTVSPSLKTLQLNGLPLRERDLIALTKGLAKSVSLENLSLANCPITDEGLEVICQSVKYSASIRTVDFTGCNLTWRGAEHMANIIKHQGMQRHGAAWAESLRYRHPQFEGMGGLRRVTLNCNTLIGDRGAAALAHELAEDLWVKAVDLHKCGLSNEGARCLLEALKTNSTLCVLDIRSNPLVDKVLIKTTIEKVLMNADGQSSEYYWIKPPALKEPQKPPGPKRRALSSTVRGKATFRIAPRRAMSAGRRSPGVAQQQKPHSRSSYVPWRAAARAGRQRGLPPGVTVVEQSFQGAATVKVTVESDSEGEEDDEEEEIVVEVEQRPSSLSLRDRITGRQFQRMQMELEECRLRLAEERRARLKSESRLMEYELENARLRSVNLSLSEALAAPRSASAAAAFSALEDEAVLESIESSFTKFHSFLDLLKDAGLGQLASIAGIDQSDFRPLGRPQFSSTVGQPLDGAGSLTGSGGEYQDIRAKIDAASLVVPCLLPQGAQLTQPPPDLHPPPESSCLRIGHWKHLSSRQVDLP